In one window of Kitasatospora sp. MMS16-BH015 DNA:
- a CDS encoding NAD(P)-dependent alcohol dehydrogenase, translating to MKFQAAVLRSSESPFTVEEVHLPPEPAAGEILVEIAGSGMCRTDLAVRRSAGRSPLPAVLGHEGAGVVVRTGGGPDAAIDVGDHVVLSFDSCGHCRSCRGAAPAYCDSFASLNLYGGREEEPPRLTDAAGKALAPRWFGQSSFAEYALVPARNAVRVDPALPLELLGPLGCGFLTGAGAVLNTFGAGPGDTLTVLGAGAVGLAAVMAATAAGVRTVAVDRHPGRLALAERFGALPLPAEAPGLRTRIRRLTDGGAQYALDTTASARLVNDALHALRPTGCLGLVARLHTALPLEPGTLDRGRSIRHICEGDAVPGLLIPRLTGLWQAGRFPFDELIRTYPLADINEAERDCDAGRVVKPVLLPERTTR from the coding sequence ATGAAGTTCCAGGCGGCCGTACTGCGCTCGTCCGAGAGCCCGTTCACGGTCGAGGAGGTGCACCTGCCACCGGAGCCGGCCGCCGGCGAGATCCTGGTCGAGATCGCCGGCTCCGGGATGTGCCGGACCGATCTCGCGGTCCGGCGATCCGCCGGCCGCAGCCCGCTGCCTGCCGTCCTCGGCCACGAGGGCGCCGGGGTCGTGGTGCGCACGGGCGGCGGCCCGGACGCTGCGATCGACGTGGGTGACCACGTCGTGCTGAGCTTCGACTCCTGCGGACACTGCCGGAGTTGCCGCGGCGCGGCCCCCGCCTACTGCGACTCCTTCGCCTCCCTCAACCTCTACGGGGGACGCGAGGAGGAACCGCCGCGGCTCACCGACGCGGCCGGGAAGGCACTGGCCCCCCGCTGGTTCGGCCAGTCCTCGTTCGCCGAGTACGCGCTCGTCCCGGCCCGCAACGCCGTCCGGGTCGACCCCGCACTGCCGCTCGAACTGCTCGGGCCCCTCGGCTGCGGCTTCCTCACCGGCGCCGGAGCCGTGCTGAACACCTTCGGTGCGGGCCCCGGCGACACCCTGACCGTCCTCGGTGCCGGAGCCGTGGGCCTGGCCGCGGTGATGGCGGCCACCGCCGCCGGCGTCCGGACCGTGGCCGTCGACCGGCATCCGGGGCGGCTCGCCCTGGCCGAACGGTTCGGCGCGCTCCCCCTGCCGGCCGAGGCGCCCGGTCTGCGGACACGGATCCGTCGGCTCACCGACGGCGGCGCGCAGTACGCCTTGGACACCACCGCCTCGGCCCGGCTCGTCAACGACGCGCTCCACGCGCTGCGCCCCACCGGCTGCCTCGGCCTGGTGGCACGCCTGCACACCGCCCTGCCGCTCGAACCGGGCACGCTCGACCGGGGCCGCAGCATCCGCCACATCTGCGAAGGGGACGCCGTACCCGGGCTGCTGATACCCAGGCTGACCGGGCTGTGGCAGGCCGGTCGCTTCCCGTTCGACGAGCTGATCCGCACCTACCCGCTGGCCGACATCAACGAGGCCGAACGCGACTGCGACGCGGGCCGCGTGGTGAAGCCCGTCCTGCTACCGGAGCGGACCACCCGATGA
- a CDS encoding (5-formylfuran-3-yl)methyl phosphate synthase translates to MLLLISPDSVEEALDCAKAAEHLDIVDVKKPDEGSLGANFPWVIREIRDAVPADKPVSATVGDVPYKPGTVAQAALGAVVSGATYIKVGLYGCTTPDQGIEVMRAVVRAVKDHRPDALVVASGYADAHRIGCVNPLALPDIATRSGADAAMLDTAIKDGTRLFDHVPPEVCAEFVRRAHAAGLLAALAGSVRQADLGPLTRMGTDIVGVRGAVCEGGDRNAGRIRPHLVTAFRAEMDRQAREAAVGVSAVK, encoded by the coding sequence GTGTTGCTTCTCATCTCCCCGGACAGCGTCGAGGAGGCCCTCGACTGCGCGAAGGCAGCGGAGCACCTGGACATCGTCGACGTCAAGAAGCCGGACGAGGGCTCGCTCGGCGCCAACTTCCCCTGGGTCATCAGGGAGATCCGCGACGCGGTGCCGGCGGACAAGCCGGTGTCCGCCACCGTGGGGGACGTCCCGTACAAGCCCGGCACGGTGGCGCAGGCCGCGCTCGGCGCCGTCGTCTCCGGCGCGACGTACATCAAGGTCGGCCTCTACGGGTGCACGACGCCCGATCAGGGCATCGAGGTCATGCGCGCGGTCGTCCGGGCGGTGAAGGACCACCGCCCCGACGCCCTGGTCGTGGCCTCCGGCTACGCCGACGCCCACCGCATCGGCTGCGTCAACCCGCTCGCCCTGCCCGACATCGCCACCCGCTCCGGCGCCGACGCGGCCATGCTTGACACGGCCATCAAGGACGGGACCCGGCTGTTCGACCACGTTCCGCCGGAGGTCTGTGCCGAGTTCGTCCGGCGGGCCCACGCCGCCGGCCTGCTCGCGGCCCTCGCGGGCAGCGTCAGGCAGGCCGATCTCGGCCCGCTGACCCGCATGGGCACGGACATCGTGGGCGTGCGGGGAGCGGTCTGCGAGGGCGGCGACCGCAACGCCGGGCGGATCCGGCCGCACCTGGTGACCGCCTTCCGGGCGGAGATGGACCGGCAGGCGCGCGAGGCGGCCGTCGGCGTCTCCGCCGTGAAGTGA
- a CDS encoding class I SAM-dependent methyltransferase, with amino-acid sequence MARTAPQQQPEAEGVDGGVGLTALLVAAARAIETHRHDSLAQDVYAQHFVHAAPACTDWPVRIEQVPGGDDNPLWGRFARYFGLRTRVLDDFLLRSTGTEPRSTGTEARQVVLLGAGLDTRAFRLDWPSDVTVFEIDRAGVLAFKQRVLTDLAAAPKVKRVPVPVDLRADWVGALTAAGFDPAAPSVWLAEGLLFYLPGPAETRLIDTVDRLTTAGSALAFEAKLEKDLLAYRDSAIYTATREQIGIDLLRLFDPGPRPDSAGDLTAKGWSTSIHTPFEFTRRHRRGPLPEPNDALEGNRWVFAHKPRP; translated from the coding sequence ATGGCTCGCACAGCGCCGCAGCAGCAGCCAGAGGCGGAAGGCGTGGACGGCGGGGTGGGCCTGACCGCCCTCCTGGTCGCCGCGGCACGGGCGATCGAGACCCACCGCCACGACAGCCTGGCCCAGGACGTCTACGCCCAGCACTTCGTGCACGCCGCCCCGGCCTGCACGGACTGGCCGGTACGGATCGAGCAGGTCCCGGGCGGGGACGACAACCCGCTGTGGGGGCGGTTCGCCCGCTACTTCGGCCTGCGGACCAGGGTCCTCGACGACTTCCTCCTCCGGTCGACCGGCACCGAGCCCCGGTCGACCGGCACCGAGGCCCGCCAAGTGGTGCTGCTGGGCGCGGGGTTGGACACGCGCGCCTTCCGGTTGGACTGGCCGTCCGACGTGACGGTCTTCGAGATCGACCGGGCCGGCGTGCTGGCCTTCAAGCAGCGGGTGCTGACCGACCTGGCGGCCGCCCCGAAGGTGAAGCGCGTCCCCGTACCGGTGGACCTGCGCGCGGACTGGGTCGGCGCGCTGACCGCCGCCGGCTTCGACCCGGCCGCGCCGAGCGTCTGGCTGGCCGAGGGGCTCCTCTTTTACCTGCCGGGCCCCGCCGAGACGCGCCTCATCGACACGGTGGACCGGCTCACCACCGCAGGCAGCGCTCTGGCCTTCGAGGCCAAGCTGGAGAAGGACCTGCTGGCGTACCGCGACAGCGCGATCTACACGGCGACGCGGGAGCAGATCGGTATCGACCTGCTCCGCCTCTTCGATCCCGGTCCACGTCCCGACTCCGCGGGCGACCTGACGGCCAAGGGCTGGTCGACCTCGATCCACACGCCGTTCGAGTTCACCCGGCGGCACCGGCGCGGCCCCC
- a CDS encoding PxKF domain-containing protein has translation MFGGAPATGVTVVNDFTVTATAPASTAVGAVDVTVTTPGGTSTASAADQYTYAYAFFGFDAPVGNSPTVNKAHAGRSIPMKFSLGGNHGLNMLGPGQPTAQQIDCTTGTATGQPVPPSSSSADPAPPAPPPRGKPSHTAPPRPARSAVGGGQGDAVECGTC, from the coding sequence ATGTTCGGCGGCGCGCCCGCCACCGGGGTCACCGTGGTCAACGACTTCACCGTCACGGCCACCGCCCCGGCCTCGACCGCGGTCGGCGCCGTCGACGTCACCGTCACCACGCCGGGCGGCACCAGCACCGCCTCCGCCGCCGACCAGTACACCTACGCCTACGCCTTCTTCGGCTTCGACGCCCCGGTCGGCAACTCGCCCACCGTCAACAAGGCCCACGCCGGCCGGTCGATCCCAATGAAGTTCAGCCTCGGCGGCAACCACGGCCTGAACATGCTGGGCCCGGGCCAACCGACCGCCCAGCAGATCGACTGCACCACCGGTACGGCGACCGGGCAGCCCGTCCCGCCCTCTTCCAGTTCAGCTGACCCGGCGCCGCCCGCGCCACCGCCTCGGGGGAAGCCCAGCCACACCGCGCCCCCGAGGCCGGCACGATCAGCCGTGGGCGGCGGCCAGGGTGATGCGGTCGAGTGCGGCACGTGTTAG
- a CDS encoding aldehyde dehydrogenase family protein, giving the protein MPMPETDHVPGDRAGRLPVVDPATGESFDEAPDQQPGELDEVVARAQRAWPGWRADPAARTAALRSAAEAVETAGEDLARLLTREQGKPLAESHAEVARTAARLRYFADLAPRTRRIEDGRPVHSEIRWRPLGPVAAIVPWNFPLQLAAAKFAPALAAGNTMVLKPSPFTPLATRLLGSVLATALPEDVLTVVTGREPLGARLASHPGIRHVTFTGSVPTGRAVAAAAAASLARVTLELGGNDAAVLLDDVEVDRIADRLFWAAFRNCGQVCMAVKRVYVPARLHAEVVEALAQRAKTVAVGPGLDPETRLGPLNNAAQLARVEQVTAQALAGGARAAAGGHRLDGPGYFFAPTILTDLPPGSAVVTEEQFGPVLPVLPYRSVDDAVDAANGTGFGLGGSVWGTDLDRAEAVADRLECGTAWINHHAELSLAQPFAGVKDSGVGVAGGPWGLYGNLRPFVVHRPQEA; this is encoded by the coding sequence ATGCCGATGCCCGAGACCGACCACGTGCCCGGTGACCGGGCCGGCCGCCTCCCCGTCGTCGACCCCGCCACCGGGGAGTCCTTCGACGAGGCTCCCGACCAGCAGCCGGGCGAGCTGGACGAGGTGGTCGCCCGCGCCCAGCGCGCCTGGCCCGGCTGGCGGGCCGACCCGGCCGCCCGTACCGCCGCGCTGCGCAGCGCCGCCGAAGCCGTGGAGACGGCCGGCGAGGACCTCGCCCGGCTGCTCACCCGGGAACAGGGCAAGCCGCTGGCCGAGTCGCACGCGGAGGTCGCCCGTACGGCGGCCCGCCTGCGCTACTTCGCCGACCTGGCCCCCCGGACCCGCCGGATCGAGGACGGTCGGCCCGTGCACAGCGAGATCCGCTGGCGCCCGCTCGGGCCCGTTGCCGCGATCGTGCCGTGGAACTTCCCCCTCCAGCTCGCGGCGGCGAAGTTCGCGCCCGCGCTGGCGGCGGGCAACACCATGGTCCTCAAACCGTCGCCGTTCACGCCGCTCGCCACCCGCCTGCTCGGCTCCGTCCTCGCCACCGCCCTGCCCGAGGACGTCCTGACCGTCGTCACCGGCCGCGAACCCCTCGGGGCCCGCCTCGCCTCCCATCCGGGCATCCGGCACGTCACCTTCACCGGTTCGGTGCCCACCGGGCGGGCCGTCGCCGCTGCGGCGGCGGCCTCGCTCGCCCGGGTCACCCTGGAGCTGGGCGGCAACGACGCCGCCGTCCTGCTCGACGACGTCGAGGTGGACCGGATCGCGGACCGGCTGTTCTGGGCGGCGTTCCGCAACTGCGGGCAGGTCTGCATGGCGGTCAAACGCGTCTACGTCCCGGCCCGGCTCCACGCCGAGGTCGTCGAGGCCCTCGCCCAGCGCGCCAAAACCGTCGCCGTCGGGCCCGGCCTCGACCCCGAAACCCGGCTGGGGCCGCTCAACAACGCCGCGCAGCTGGCCCGGGTCGAGCAGGTCACGGCGCAGGCCCTGGCCGGCGGCGCCCGGGCGGCGGCCGGTGGCCACCGGCTGGACGGGCCGGGGTACTTCTTCGCTCCCACCATCCTGACCGACCTCCCGCCCGGCAGTGCGGTGGTGACCGAGGAGCAGTTCGGACCGGTCCTCCCGGTGCTGCCGTACCGGAGCGTCGACGACGCCGTCGACGCGGCCAACGGCACCGGCTTCGGGCTGGGCGGCTCCGTCTGGGGCACCGATCTCGACCGGGCCGAGGCGGTGGCCGACCGGCTCGAATGCGGCACGGCCTGGATCAACCACCACGCCGAACTCTCCCTCGCCCAGCCCTTCGCCGGCGTCAAGGACAGCGGGGTCGGCGTCGCGGGCGGACCGTGGGGGCTCTACGGCAACCTGCGGCCGTTCGTCGTCCACCGCCCGCAGGAGGCGTGA